In a single window of the Elaeis guineensis isolate ETL-2024a chromosome 4, EG11, whole genome shotgun sequence genome:
- the LOC105043269 gene encoding protein GRAVITROPIC IN THE LIGHT 1 isoform X1 — translation MKLPGTAAPSGKEVMLRTGPKEMQNHDNNNQKVYPQPMDESVNQNKDSMEVLISKIFSNISSLKAAYIQLQEAHTPYDPDKIQAADKLVIEEIMKLSELKHSYRDKNPKITSATPKDSHLVSEIQEQQSLLKTYEVMVKKFESQIQTRDSEIVQFQQQIQESTQRKLKLEKKLKQRGLLSKEREDSEEENNFFSVELTPTLFSSAVDTAYKSIHDFSKPLINMMKAAGWDLDAAANAVEPAVVYARRAHKKYAFESHICQRMFSGFHEKSFSVEAGGLSTSNEGFFHQFLAVRAMDPLDILSQNPDSVFGKFCRSKYLMVVHPKMEGSFFGNLDQRNHVMSGGHPRTAFYQAFLKLAKSIWMLHRLAYSFDPKVKVFQVRNGSKFSEVYMESVVKNIILGEEDQRPKVGLMVMPGFMIRESIIRSQVYLSGVKCAE, via the coding sequence AAATTACCTGGAACAGCTGCCCCTTCAGGAAAGGAAGTTATGCTACGAACAGGGCCCAAGGAAATGCAGAACCATGATAACAACAATCAGAAGGTTTATCCTCAACCAATGGATGAGAGTGTGAATCAGAATAAGGACTCCATGGAGGTTCTCATATCCAAGATTTTTAGTAACATTTCCTCTCTCAAAGCTGCATATATTCAACTCCAGGAAGCTCATACTCCCTATGACCCAGACAAGATTCAGGCTGCTGATAAGCTTGTTATAGAGGAGATCATGAAGTTGTCCGAGCTCAAGCATTCCTATAGGGATAAAAACCCCAAAATCACATCAGCAACACCTAAAGATTCGCATCTAGTTTCAGAAATACAAGAGCAACAAAGCCTATTAAAAACTTATGAGGTCATGGTAAAAAAATTTGAGTCCCAGATTCAGACTAGAGACTCTGAGATTGTTCAATTTCAGCAACAAATTCAGGAGTCAACTCAGAGAAAGCTGAAACTTGAGAAGAAACTCAAACAGAGGGGTTTGCTTTCCAAGGAACGTGAGGACTCTGAAGAAGAAAATAACTTCTTCTCTGTTGAGTTGACCCCTACCTTGTTCTCTTCTGCTGTAGATACAGCATACAAGTCCATCCATGATTTCTCAAAGCCTTTGATTAACATGATGAAAGCAGCAGGGTGGGACCTTGATGCAGCAGCCAATGCAGTTGAACCAGCGGTTGTTTATGCAAGAAGGGCACACAAAAAGTATGCATTTGAGTCACACATTTGCCAGAGAATGTTCAGTGGATTCCACGAGAAGAGTTTCTCTGTTGAGGCAGGTGGTCTTTCTACGTCTAATGAGGGCTTCTTCCATCAGTTTCTTGCGGTAAGAGCCATGGATCCATTGGATATATTGAGCCAAAACCCAGATTCAGTTTTTGGAAAGTTTTGCAGGAGCAAGTATTTAATGGTTGTTCACCCGAAAATGGAGGGATCTTTCTTCGGTAATCTGGATCAGAGGAACCATGTAATGAGTGGTGGGCATCCTAGGACAGCATTCTACCAGGCATTTCTGAAGTTGGCAAAGTCAATATGGATGTTGCACAGGTTGGCATATTCCTTTGATCCGAAAGTTAAAGTTTTTCAGGTGAGAAATGGGAGCAAGTTCTCGGAGGTTTATATGGAAAGTGTGGTGAAGAACATTATTTTGGGTGAGGAAGATCAAAGACCTAAAGTTGGGCTTATGGTGATGCCAGGTTTTATGATTCGGGAAAGCATTATACGATCCCAGGTTTATCTTTCAGGTGTGAAGTGTGCTGAATGA
- the LOC105043269 gene encoding protein GRAVITROPIC IN THE LIGHT 1 isoform X2 has product MLRTGPKEMQNHDNNNQKVYPQPMDESVNQNKDSMEVLISKIFSNISSLKAAYIQLQEAHTPYDPDKIQAADKLVIEEIMKLSELKHSYRDKNPKITSATPKDSHLVSEIQEQQSLLKTYEVMVKKFESQIQTRDSEIVQFQQQIQESTQRKLKLEKKLKQRGLLSKEREDSEEENNFFSVELTPTLFSSAVDTAYKSIHDFSKPLINMMKAAGWDLDAAANAVEPAVVYARRAHKKYAFESHICQRMFSGFHEKSFSVEAGGLSTSNEGFFHQFLAVRAMDPLDILSQNPDSVFGKFCRSKYLMVVHPKMEGSFFGNLDQRNHVMSGGHPRTAFYQAFLKLAKSIWMLHRLAYSFDPKVKVFQVRNGSKFSEVYMESVVKNIILGEEDQRPKVGLMVMPGFMIRESIIRSQVYLSGVKCAE; this is encoded by the coding sequence ATGCTACGAACAGGGCCCAAGGAAATGCAGAACCATGATAACAACAATCAGAAGGTTTATCCTCAACCAATGGATGAGAGTGTGAATCAGAATAAGGACTCCATGGAGGTTCTCATATCCAAGATTTTTAGTAACATTTCCTCTCTCAAAGCTGCATATATTCAACTCCAGGAAGCTCATACTCCCTATGACCCAGACAAGATTCAGGCTGCTGATAAGCTTGTTATAGAGGAGATCATGAAGTTGTCCGAGCTCAAGCATTCCTATAGGGATAAAAACCCCAAAATCACATCAGCAACACCTAAAGATTCGCATCTAGTTTCAGAAATACAAGAGCAACAAAGCCTATTAAAAACTTATGAGGTCATGGTAAAAAAATTTGAGTCCCAGATTCAGACTAGAGACTCTGAGATTGTTCAATTTCAGCAACAAATTCAGGAGTCAACTCAGAGAAAGCTGAAACTTGAGAAGAAACTCAAACAGAGGGGTTTGCTTTCCAAGGAACGTGAGGACTCTGAAGAAGAAAATAACTTCTTCTCTGTTGAGTTGACCCCTACCTTGTTCTCTTCTGCTGTAGATACAGCATACAAGTCCATCCATGATTTCTCAAAGCCTTTGATTAACATGATGAAAGCAGCAGGGTGGGACCTTGATGCAGCAGCCAATGCAGTTGAACCAGCGGTTGTTTATGCAAGAAGGGCACACAAAAAGTATGCATTTGAGTCACACATTTGCCAGAGAATGTTCAGTGGATTCCACGAGAAGAGTTTCTCTGTTGAGGCAGGTGGTCTTTCTACGTCTAATGAGGGCTTCTTCCATCAGTTTCTTGCGGTAAGAGCCATGGATCCATTGGATATATTGAGCCAAAACCCAGATTCAGTTTTTGGAAAGTTTTGCAGGAGCAAGTATTTAATGGTTGTTCACCCGAAAATGGAGGGATCTTTCTTCGGTAATCTGGATCAGAGGAACCATGTAATGAGTGGTGGGCATCCTAGGACAGCATTCTACCAGGCATTTCTGAAGTTGGCAAAGTCAATATGGATGTTGCACAGGTTGGCATATTCCTTTGATCCGAAAGTTAAAGTTTTTCAGGTGAGAAATGGGAGCAAGTTCTCGGAGGTTTATATGGAAAGTGTGGTGAAGAACATTATTTTGGGTGAGGAAGATCAAAGACCTAAAGTTGGGCTTATGGTGATGCCAGGTTTTATGATTCGGGAAAGCATTATACGATCCCAGGTTTATCTTTCAGGTGTGAAGTGTGCTGAATGA